Proteins from one Ranitomeya variabilis isolate aRanVar5 chromosome 1, aRanVar5.hap1, whole genome shotgun sequence genomic window:
- the HTRA2 gene encoding serine protease HTRA2, mitochondrial isoform X2, protein MGTPYLLRNTITSGIVSSVQRGSRELGLSNKDMDFIQTDAIIDVGNSGGPLVNLDGEVIGINTLKVTAGISFAIPSDRVRRFLQQEERRSQGSWFGRSEVKQRYIGVMMLTLTPRILADMKFRDPGFPDVLHGILIHKVIIGSPAHQAGLKAGDIILEINSRKAATAEDVFDAVNSQEKLTMMIRRSYETLMVTVIPEPVE, encoded by the exons ATGGGAACGCCGTATCTGCTGCGGAACACCATCACCTCCGGGATTGTCAGCTCCGTGCAGCGCGGGAGTCGGGAGCTCGGACTCTCAAATAAGGACATGGACTTCATCCAAACGGACGCCATCATAGAT GTCGGAAACTCTGGAGGCCCCCTGGTCAACCTG GACGGTGAAGTCATAGGTATTAATACTCTTAAAGTGACGGCTGGCATCTCCTTCGCAATTCCGTCAGACAGAGTGAGACGTTTTCTTCAGCAGGAGGAGAGGCGGAGTCAGG GTTCTTGGTTCGGACGCTCCGAAGTGAAGCAGAGATACATTGGAGTTATGATGCTAACATTGACACCAAG GATCCTGGCAGACATGAAATTCCGGGATCCCGGATTTCCAGACGTTCTTCACGGAATCCTCATCCATAAAGTGATCATTGGATCGCCTGCTCACCA GGCGGGTCTGAAAGCCGGAGACATTATTCTAGAGATCAATTCTCGAAAGGCGGCCACTGCAGAGGATGTGTTTGATGCTGTGAACTCTCAGGAGAAGCTCACCATGATGATCCGCCGCAGCTATGAGACACTGATGGTGACAGTCATCCCTGAACCGGTGGAGTGA